A region of Apus apus isolate bApuApu2 chromosome 14, bApuApu2.pri.cur, whole genome shotgun sequence DNA encodes the following proteins:
- the DAGLB gene encoding diacylglycerol lipase-beta, which yields MPGLVLLGRRWAIGSDDFVLPGAFELFVRLVWWIGILVLYTIHKGQFNCPGGGSLHSYLLGLLLLLAAIICALSALVYISMQGTISNPGPRKSLPKLLCIRLLLYVPEFIWAVAGAVWVSDSSVRCEKTVVNGIIGTVIASWVIIIFTIIGVVIAFDPLGGKKTFYLTDSVNWNLESSQSGQLLYKVKNTATRVWEKRIRLLCCCIVQDDDHRVAFTSIAELFRNYFSDTDLVPSDIAAGLTLLHQEQDKMESCPKDPEEVLCHSPSSLVAGDLDIELENSAHYMLFAAAAYGWPYYIYTNPFTALCKLSGDCCGNRLTDSDVTGSERHNLHFGSILKITGLQYRDFIHISFHNKIYEIPFFVALDHRKEAIVVAVRGTLSFEDILTDLSADCEDLTLEDVLENGFVHKGITQAANYIHRKLINDGILNKAFTIAPEYKLVIAGHSLGAGTAAILAIMLRNSFPALKCYAFSPPGGLLSKSLADYTKHFIVSVIVGKDLVARLSMPNMEDLKRRIVRIVANCNRPKYQILLRGCWYEVFGGDPDNFPTELDGRNQDALTQPLLAEESLMVHRSPSYNALDDESHLNSPPQYPRLYLPGRIIHIVEESSSKRLCSSDIKYTARWSNETVFSSILISPKMVTDHMPDVVLKALNSLSQEHQSCISCQTRECDTHEVQP from the exons ATGCCGGGGCTGGTGTTGTTAGGCAGGCGCTGGGCCATCGGCAGCGACGACTTCGTCCTCCCGGGGGCCTTCGAGCTGTTCGTCAGGCTGGTGTG GTGGATTGGAATTCTTGTTCTTTACACAATCCATAAGGGGCAGTTTAACTGTCCTGGGGGAGGATCACTGCACAGCTACTTGCTCggcctcctccttctcctggctGCTATAATATGTGCATTGTCTGCTCTTGTATACATCAGTATGCAAG GAACAATTTCTAATCCTGGCCCAAGAAAATCACTTCCCAAGCTGCTTTGTATACGCCTACTTCTCTATGTCCCTGAATTCATCTGGGCTGTTGCAGGAGCTGTATGGGTGTCTGACAGCAGTGTGCGCTGCGAGAAGACTGTGGTAAATGGCATCATTGGGACAGTTATTGCAAG ctggGTTATCATCATCTTTACCATCATTGGAGTCGTAATTGCCTTTGATCcacttggggggaaaaaaacgtTTTACCTCACTGACAGTGTAAACTGGAACCTGGAAAGCAGCCAGTCAGGGCAGTTGCTGTATAAGGTGAAGAACACTGCCACCAGAGTCTGGGAAAAAAGAATCAGGTTACTGTGTTGCTGCATTGTGCAAGACGATGACCACCGGGTGGCTTTTACAAGCATCGCAGAGCTTTTCCGCAACTACTTCTCA GACACTGATCTGGTGCCAAGTGACATAGCAGCTGGTTTGACTCTGCTCCATCAAGAGCAAGATAAAATGGAAAGTTGCCCAAAAGACCCTGAAGAAGTCCTGTGTCATTCTCCATCATCTCTTGTG GCAGGTGATTTGGATATTGAACTGGAGAACTCTGCTCACTATATgctctttgctgcagctgcttatGGCTGGCCCTACTACATATACACCAACCCATTTACTGCACTCTGTAAGCTCAGTGGTGACTG TTGTGGAAACAGACTGACAGATTCTGATGTAACTGGCAGTGAGCGTCACAACTTGCACTTTGGATCCATCCTAAAAATAACAGGACTGCAGTACAGAGACTTCATTCATATCAGTTTTCATAACAAG atCTATGAGATTccattttttgttgctttggatCACAGAAAAGAAGCTATTGTGGTTGCAGTGAGAGGAACCTTGTCTTTTGAG GACATCCTGACTGATCTTTCAGCAGACTGTGAAGACTTGACACTGGAGGATGTCTTGGAGAATGGCTTTGTGCATAAG GGAATAACTCAAGCTGCCAATTATATCCATCGAAAGCTAATAAATGATGGGATTTTAAACAAGGCTTTCACAATTGCTCCA GAATATAAACTTGTGATAGCTGGTCATAGTTTGGGTGCTGGAACAGCTGCTATACTGGCAATCATGCTCAGGAACTCTTTCCCAGCACTGAAATGCTatgctttttctcctccaggaGGACTTTTAAG caagtcCCTTGCAGATTACACTAAGCACTTCATTGTTTCAGTCATTGTGGGAAAGGACCTTGTTGCAAG GTTAAGTATGCCCAACATGGAGGATTTAAAGAGGAGAATAGTGAGAATTGTGGCAAATTGCAACAGACCCAAG TACCAGATTTTGCTACGTGGTTGTTGGTATGAGGTATTTGGGGGAGATCCAGATAACTTCCCAACAGAGCTGGATGGTAGAAACCAAGATGCCCTcacccagcccctcctggctgAGGAGAGTTTAATGGTTCATCGGTCTCCTTCCTACAATGCCCTTGATGATGAATCACACCTAAATTCACCACCTCAGTATCCACGTCTGTATCTTCCTGGAAGAATTATCCACATTGTAGAAGAATCCAGCTCTAAGCG gTTGTGCTCTTCAGATATTAAATATACAGCAAGATGGTCAAATGAAACAGtcttcagcagcattttaataaGTCCCAAGATGGTGACAGACCACATGCCAGATGTTGTGCTGAAGGCTCTGAACAGTTTATCTCAGGAGCATCAATCATGCATTTCATGTCAAACACGAGAGTGTGACACCCATGAGGTACAGCCATAG
- the KDELR2 gene encoding ER lumen protein-retaining receptor 2 gives MNIFRLTGDLSHLAAIIILLLKIWKSRSCAGISGKSQLLFALVFTTRYLDLFTSFISLYNTSMKLIYIACSYATVYLIYMKFKATYDGNHDTFRVEFLIVPVGGLSFLVNHDFSPLEILWTFSIYLESVAILPQLFMISKTGEAETITTHYLFFLGLYRALYLVNWIWRYYFEGFFDLIAVVAGVVQTVLYCDFFYLYVTKVLKGKKLSLPA, from the exons ATGAACATCTTCCGCCTCACCGGGGACTTGTCCCACCTGGCGGCCATCATCATCCTGCTGCTCAAGATCTGGAAGAGCCGCTCCTGCGCGG GTATTTCTGGGAAAAGCCAGCTTCTGTTTGCACTGGTCTTCACTACCCGTTATCTGGACCTCTTCACTTCATTCATTTCATTGTATAACACATCTATGAAG CTTATCTACATTGCTTGCTCATATGCCACTGTGTATCTGATCTACATGAAATTCAAGGCCACCTATGATGGAAACCATGATACATTCAGAGTGGAGTTCCTGATAGTTCCTGTTGGTGGACTCTCATTTCTTGTCAATCATGACTTCTCTCCTCTGGAG ATACTCTGGACCTTCTCCATCTACCTGGAATCGGTTGCTATTCTCCCTCAACTTTTTATGATCAGCAAAACTGGGGAAGCAGAGACCATCACTACTCACTATCTTTTCTTCTTGGGTCTGTACCGTGCCTTGTACTTAGTCAACTGGATTTGGCGCTACTATTTTGAGGGATTTTTTGACCTCATAGCAGTTGTTGCTGGTGTGGTCCAGACCGTTCTTTACTGTGACTTCTTCTATTTGTATGTTACAAAAG TACTCAAGGGAAAGAAGCTCAGTTTGCCAGCGTAA